In one Arthrobacter jinronghuae genomic region, the following are encoded:
- a CDS encoding zinc-dependent metalloprotease, producing MSSNPSDRGDNPQDPLSEMLARLFGAGGAGGMDPTELAKAAGLPSDPNAMAMIFQQVQAMFSASSDGPVNWQLAKDNARRVAATGSDPSTGPTAAREVDEALHLAELWLDPVTDFASTASLGRAWSRAEWVEATMDSWRRLTEPVAVSISEALSNAITTQMPEEMKSMMGGASSMLANMGGAMFGIQLGQAVGALSKEVVSSTDVGLPLAAGTMALLPANVAAFGEGLDIPEAEIRLYLAVREAAHARLFAQAPWLASHLFGTIESYARGIHIDMSKIEEAAREIDPSNPESIQAALSGGVFQPQRTPAQDAALERLETALALVEGWVDEVTAAATVNLPSAGALREMIRRRRASGGPAEHTFASLVGLELRPRRLRDAAALWAHLTEERGFEGRDAIWQHPDLLPTSEDLDDPKGFSRRRELLEAADSDVDAALKRLLDGGFDTPAEKSGSEEEGSGEAATDTPAAESSDGDGGKADGDNADDGDEGKPGAS from the coding sequence ATGAGTTCCAATCCATCCGACCGCGGGGACAACCCGCAGGATCCGCTGTCCGAAATGCTCGCGCGCCTGTTCGGCGCCGGCGGTGCGGGCGGCATGGATCCTACCGAGCTGGCGAAGGCGGCCGGGCTGCCCTCGGACCCCAACGCCATGGCGATGATCTTCCAGCAGGTCCAGGCCATGTTCAGCGCTTCCTCGGACGGTCCGGTGAACTGGCAGCTGGCCAAGGACAACGCCCGACGGGTGGCAGCAACCGGCAGCGACCCGTCCACCGGCCCGACGGCGGCCCGCGAGGTTGACGAGGCACTGCACCTGGCCGAACTCTGGCTGGACCCCGTCACCGATTTCGCATCCACCGCCAGCCTTGGCCGCGCCTGGTCGCGGGCGGAGTGGGTTGAAGCCACGATGGATTCCTGGCGCCGCCTGACGGAACCGGTGGCGGTGAGCATTTCAGAAGCACTTTCCAACGCCATCACCACGCAGATGCCCGAAGAAATGAAGTCGATGATGGGCGGGGCGTCCTCCATGCTCGCCAACATGGGCGGAGCAATGTTCGGCATCCAGCTCGGCCAGGCCGTAGGGGCACTGTCCAAGGAAGTGGTGAGTTCCACCGACGTCGGCCTGCCGCTCGCCGCCGGAACCATGGCACTGCTGCCCGCCAACGTTGCGGCCTTCGGCGAAGGCCTGGACATCCCGGAAGCGGAAATCCGCCTGTACCTTGCCGTCCGGGAAGCAGCTCACGCCCGCCTCTTCGCACAGGCACCCTGGCTGGCGTCCCACCTCTTCGGCACCATCGAAAGCTATGCCCGCGGCATCCATATCGATATGTCAAAGATCGAGGAAGCCGCCCGGGAGATTGACCCGTCCAATCCCGAGTCCATTCAGGCTGCCCTGTCCGGCGGAGTCTTCCAGCCCCAGCGCACGCCGGCCCAGGACGCAGCCCTTGAACGGCTGGAAACCGCCCTGGCCCTAGTGGAGGGCTGGGTGGATGAGGTCACGGCCGCCGCCACCGTAAACCTGCCCTCTGCGGGGGCCCTTCGGGAAATGATCCGCCGCCGCCGCGCCAGCGGCGGTCCCGCGGAACACACGTTCGCTTCCCTGGTGGGCCTGGAGCTGCGGCCGCGGCGGCTGCGCGATGCCGCTGCACTGTGGGCGCATCTCACGGAGGAACGCGGCTTTGAGGGCCGCGACGCCATCTGGCAGCACCCGGATCTCCTGCCGACCTCCGAGGACCTCGACGATCCCAAGGGCTTCAGCCGGCGTCGTGAGCTTCTCGAGGCGGCCGATTCCGACGTCGATGCCGCCCTGAAGCGCCTCCTCGACGGCGGATTCGACACGCCTGCCGAGAAATCGGGCTCTGAAGAAGAAGGTTCCGGGGAAGCTGCAACGGATACGCCGGCAGCCGAAAGCAGCGACGGCGACGGCGGCAAGGCCGACGGGGACAACGCGGACGACGGCGACGAAGGCAAGCCCGGCGCCAGCTAA
- a CDS encoding ATP-dependent DNA helicase UvrD2: MSSESPEARILAGLDDEQRAVATTLTGPLCVLAGAGTGKTRAITHRMAYGVATGVYKPQQVLAVTFTARAAAEMRTRLRDLGAGGVQARTFHAAALKQLQYFWPHTVGGAMPGLLDHKAQIIAEAARRLRLSTDRAAIRDVAAEIEWAKVSMLTPDSYVRAAGDREPPAGFDLTAISRIFQSYEDVKVDRNIIDFEDVLLIMVGILQEDERVAAMVRDQYRHFVVDEYQDVSPLQQRLLDLWLGARDELCVVGDSSQTIYSFTGATPRHLLDFTKRFPGADVVKLVRDYRSTPQVVGLANRILAARTAEGERNRMAPAWPTPLELVAQRPAGPEPTFTECADDEAEAAHVASSIKALIEQGVQASEIAVLFRTNGQSQAYEQALASAGIGYQLRGGERFFARREVRDAVLQLRAASRSVGNEPVPQMVRDILASLGYTSEAPAGGGATRERWESLAALVALAEELQVTRTRDPDSIFTMQDFVAELEERAAAQHAPRVQGVTLASLHSAKGLEWDAVFLVGLSEGLMPISFADTPEAVDEERRLLYVGITRAREHLALSWSTARTPGGRANRKPSRFLDGLRPRTERDAGRTAGPAKQTRRKVTGPAKCRSCGALLNTGAERKVGRCGDCPVTYEEATFDALREWRREAAAEAGIPAFVVFTDATLVAIAEDRPPSLNRLATLPGVGPSKLERYGEAVLKVLAESAGA, translated from the coding sequence ATGAGCAGTGAATCACCCGAAGCACGAATCCTTGCAGGGCTCGACGACGAGCAGCGGGCAGTAGCCACCACCCTCACCGGTCCCCTCTGCGTCCTGGCAGGTGCCGGTACCGGTAAGACCCGTGCCATCACGCACCGGATGGCCTACGGCGTGGCCACCGGTGTCTACAAGCCGCAGCAGGTGCTGGCGGTGACCTTCACTGCGCGGGCCGCAGCGGAAATGCGGACCAGGCTCCGGGACCTCGGGGCCGGGGGCGTCCAGGCCCGGACATTCCACGCGGCCGCGCTGAAGCAGCTGCAGTACTTCTGGCCGCATACCGTGGGCGGAGCGATGCCCGGCCTGCTGGACCACAAGGCCCAGATCATCGCGGAAGCCGCGCGGCGCCTGAGGCTGTCCACCGACCGGGCCGCGATCCGCGACGTCGCCGCGGAAATCGAATGGGCGAAGGTGTCCATGCTTACCCCGGACAGCTACGTCCGGGCGGCCGGGGACCGGGAACCCCCCGCAGGCTTTGACCTGACGGCCATTTCGCGGATCTTCCAGTCCTACGAGGACGTAAAAGTGGACCGCAACATCATCGACTTCGAAGACGTCCTGCTCATCATGGTGGGGATCCTCCAGGAAGACGAGCGGGTGGCGGCCATGGTGCGGGACCAGTACCGGCACTTCGTAGTGGACGAGTACCAGGACGTTTCGCCGCTGCAGCAGCGTCTCCTGGACCTGTGGCTGGGTGCCCGCGACGAACTGTGCGTGGTGGGCGATTCCAGCCAGACCATCTACTCCTTCACCGGCGCAACCCCGCGGCATCTGCTGGACTTCACCAAGCGGTTCCCCGGCGCCGACGTCGTCAAGCTGGTCCGCGATTACCGTTCCACGCCGCAGGTGGTCGGCCTGGCGAACCGGATCCTCGCAGCCCGCACGGCCGAGGGGGAGCGGAACCGGATGGCACCGGCCTGGCCCACGCCGCTTGAACTGGTGGCGCAGCGGCCGGCCGGCCCGGAGCCGACGTTTACCGAATGCGCCGACGACGAAGCAGAAGCCGCGCACGTGGCCTCCTCCATCAAGGCGCTGATCGAACAGGGCGTCCAGGCCAGCGAGATCGCTGTCCTCTTCCGTACCAACGGGCAGTCGCAGGCCTATGAGCAGGCGCTGGCGTCAGCCGGTATCGGCTACCAGCTGCGCGGCGGCGAGCGGTTCTTCGCCCGCCGAGAGGTCCGCGACGCAGTGCTGCAGCTCCGTGCGGCGTCCCGGTCCGTGGGTAACGAACCCGTGCCCCAGATGGTGCGGGACATCCTGGCTTCCCTGGGCTACACGTCCGAGGCGCCGGCAGGCGGCGGCGCCACGCGGGAGCGGTGGGAATCCCTGGCGGCGCTCGTGGCGCTCGCCGAAGAGCTGCAGGTCACCCGGACCCGTGACCCGGACAGTATCTTCACCATGCAGGACTTCGTCGCGGAACTGGAGGAACGCGCTGCGGCACAGCACGCACCCCGGGTCCAAGGGGTAACCCTGGCGTCCCTGCACTCCGCGAAAGGCCTGGAGTGGGATGCGGTGTTCCTGGTTGGACTGAGCGAAGGTTTGATGCCCATTTCCTTTGCCGACACCCCCGAAGCCGTCGACGAGGAACGCCGGCTGCTCTACGTGGGCATTACCCGTGCCCGGGAACACCTGGCGCTGTCCTGGTCCACCGCCCGGACACCGGGCGGACGCGCCAACCGGAAACCGTCACGGTTCCTGGACGGACTGCGTCCCCGCACGGAGCGGGATGCCGGACGGACGGCAGGACCGGCCAAGCAGACACGGCGCAAGGTCACCGGACCGGCAAAGTGCCGCAGCTGCGGTGCCCTGCTGAACACCGGGGCCGAACGCAAGGTCGGGCGCTGCGGAGACTGCCCGGTGACCTATGAGGAAGCTACCTTCGACGCACTGCGGGAATGGCGCCGGGAAGCGGCCGCCGAAGCAGGCATCCCGGCCTTTGTGGTGTTCACCGACGCAACCTTGGTCGCCATAGCGGAAGACCGGCCGCCGTCGCTGAACCGGCTGGCCACCCTGCCCGGCGTCGGGCCGTCGAAACTGGAGCGCTACGGCGAGGCCGTACTGAAGGTGCTCGCGGAAAGCGCCGGAGCCTAG
- a CDS encoding GntR family transcriptional regulator: protein MNQASSEPGLGPGDPTTGAALIDDSRPIFQQIAERVEGDILDETLKEESQVPSTNEFAAFYRINPATAAKGINLLVDEGILYKRRGIGMFVAPGAREAVLKKRREQFYEQYVRPLTIEARKLGIDGTQLAGLIQRSAVDTEGSMAP from the coding sequence ATGAACCAAGCAAGTAGCGAACCGGGACTTGGTCCCGGGGATCCAACCACGGGAGCCGCTTTGATAGATGACAGCAGGCCGATCTTCCAACAGATCGCCGAACGCGTCGAAGGCGACATCCTTGACGAAACCCTCAAGGAGGAAAGCCAGGTGCCTTCCACCAATGAGTTCGCAGCCTTCTACCGGATCAACCCGGCGACGGCGGCCAAGGGCATCAATCTCCTCGTGGATGAGGGGATCCTCTATAAGCGCAGGGGCATCGGCATGTTCGTGGCGCCCGGAGCCAGGGAAGCCGTCCTCAAAAAGCGGCGGGAACAGTTCTACGAGCAGTACGTCCGTCCGCTGACAATCGAAGCGCGGAAGCTGGGTATTGACGGCACCCAGCTCGCCGGATTGATTCAGCGCAGCGCCGTCGACACCGAAGGGAGCATGGCGCCATGA
- a CDS encoding phosphotransferase: MKRTPMELAAMASAAVPGLTPTGVAGSPDDAADFDAALLLDDAGRRWRVRSPKHLEASMRLETELLVLRTFVPAVRAELPFALPYVAGTVRQGELCTFVYSHLPGALRSIDALVTAGSSVAAEIGRAMAAIHAIPRELVTSADLPSYSANEFRQRRLNELDQAATTGKIPAVLLRRWEHALEDVSLWRFKPTVVHGDLHEDNILLTGERVSAVTGWTDLRVGDPADDFAWLIAANDPRFTETVHAAYLEASNDPEDPHLIRRAALSAEFALAQWLVRGVAAENSTMVDEAVEMLGTLEEDVLAQEASDRRDSQARAADARAAEAEAAAAVRPAAAKVTVVPIAPETAPTASGADDAAPDTGSVSRVVGAETGPATENSADAATDGHEPGESEPETARAAGTQAGADEAAASGVDTDSGNDPETGNEPVVDDASGDGAARDGHSSQPGTETTALPLTPVPDK, from the coding sequence GTGAAACGGACCCCCATGGAATTGGCTGCAATGGCCAGCGCTGCCGTCCCAGGGCTGACCCCTACCGGCGTTGCCGGTTCCCCGGACGACGCTGCGGATTTTGACGCGGCGCTGCTGCTTGACGACGCCGGGCGCAGGTGGCGCGTCCGGTCCCCCAAACATCTCGAGGCCAGTATGCGCCTGGAGACCGAACTGCTGGTCCTGCGCACCTTCGTCCCGGCGGTGAGGGCCGAATTGCCGTTCGCCCTGCCCTACGTTGCCGGCACCGTCCGCCAAGGCGAGCTCTGCACTTTTGTCTATTCCCACCTTCCCGGCGCCCTCCGGAGCATTGATGCCCTGGTGACGGCCGGGAGTTCCGTGGCCGCGGAGATCGGCCGGGCCATGGCCGCGATCCACGCCATCCCCCGGGAACTGGTTACCTCCGCGGACCTGCCGAGCTACAGCGCGAACGAGTTCCGGCAGCGTCGCCTGAATGAGCTGGACCAGGCGGCCACCACCGGCAAGATCCCCGCCGTACTGCTGCGGCGCTGGGAGCACGCGCTGGAAGACGTCTCGCTCTGGCGTTTCAAGCCCACCGTGGTCCACGGCGACCTGCATGAAGACAACATCCTGCTCACCGGCGAACGGGTCAGCGCCGTCACCGGCTGGACCGATCTCCGGGTGGGCGACCCGGCTGATGATTTCGCGTGGCTGATCGCGGCCAACGATCCCCGGTTCACCGAGACCGTGCACGCCGCCTACTTGGAAGCCAGCAACGATCCCGAGGATCCGCACCTGATCCGCCGGGCGGCATTGTCTGCGGAATTCGCCCTGGCGCAGTGGCTGGTGCGCGGGGTCGCCGCAGAGAACTCCACCATGGTCGACGAAGCCGTGGAGATGCTCGGCACCCTCGAAGAAGACGTACTGGCGCAGGAAGCGTCTGACCGGCGCGACAGCCAGGCCCGCGCTGCCGATGCCCGGGCGGCGGAAGCCGAAGCCGCGGCGGCAGTCCGGCCGGCTGCCGCCAAGGTTACCGTTGTCCCGATTGCTCCGGAGACGGCCCCCACGGCGTCAGGCGCCGACGACGCCGCCCCGGACACCGGCAGCGTCAGCCGCGTAGTTGGTGCCGAAACAGGGCCGGCCACGGAAAACAGTGCCGACGCCGCAACGGACGGCCACGAACCCGGCGAATCGGAGCCGGAAACGGCTCGCGCAGCGGGAACACAGGCCGGAGCGGATGAAGCCGCGGCCTCCGGCGTGGACACTGATTCCGGGAACGATCCGGAAACCGGCAACGAACCTGTTGTGGACGATGCTTCCGGTGACGGCGCCGCGCGCGACGGACACAGCAGTCAGCCGGGCACCGAGACCACTGCCCTCCCGCTGACTCCGGTTCCGGACAAGTAG
- a CDS encoding M48 metallopeptidase family protein has protein sequence MPSPHRPVSIPATTSTGIPIQVRRSARRKRTVNAVFRDGVALISIPAHFSAAQEAEWVRRMVARLEERAAGVPDPETSENELMQRAAELSRTYLAGRARPQSVRWVSNQNSRWGSATPGRGTIRLSDKLQGMPEWVIDYVLLHELAHLLVPSHGPAFWRLLESYPQTETAKAFLSGAAFASARGLKGEMGED, from the coding sequence ATGCCTTCCCCGCACCGGCCTGTTTCAATCCCGGCCACCACCAGCACCGGAATACCGATTCAGGTCCGTCGGTCCGCCCGGCGGAAGCGGACGGTCAACGCCGTCTTCCGTGACGGGGTGGCGCTGATTTCCATCCCTGCGCATTTCTCTGCTGCGCAGGAGGCGGAATGGGTGCGGCGGATGGTGGCGAGGCTGGAAGAGCGCGCAGCCGGCGTGCCGGATCCGGAAACCAGCGAGAACGAACTGATGCAGCGTGCCGCGGAACTATCCCGGACCTACCTCGCCGGACGTGCCCGCCCGCAGTCCGTCCGCTGGGTGAGCAACCAGAACTCGCGCTGGGGATCGGCCACGCCCGGCAGGGGCACCATCCGGCTCTCCGACAAGCTGCAGGGCATGCCGGAATGGGTCATCGACTACGTGCTGCTTCATGAACTCGCACACTTGCTGGTGCCCTCGCACGGTCCGGCGTTCTGGCGCCTGCTGGAAAGCTATCCGCAGACGGAGACCGCCAAGGCCTTTCTCTCCGGAGCAGCGTTCGCCAGCGCCCGCGGCCTGAAGGGCGAGATGGGAGAGGACTAA
- a CDS encoding ABC transporter ATP-binding protein, with amino-acid sequence MNAGTTNVIETRNLTRRYRDQLALDNVDLDISGGRIYGLLGRNGAGKTTLMSILTAQGFESSGEVRVFGEHPFENDRVLRRLCFVRESQKYPDDFTAANAFASAGLLYPNWDAGFAASLAEEFRLPVKRRLKKLSRGQLSAVGVILGLASRAEITFFDEPYLGLDAVARQIFYDRLVEDFAEHPRTIVLSSHLIDEVALLLEHVIVIDSGRIVLDDDAENIRGSAVTVTGAADVVEAFIAGYPVLHRESLGSLVSVTVEYRLDDAGRREAAELGLQLTPVSLQQLIVRKTLHADGAEKPPSGAAAATDSLEAFR; translated from the coding sequence ATGAATGCCGGCACCACGAACGTGATAGAAACCCGGAACCTCACACGCCGTTACCGGGACCAGCTAGCACTCGACAACGTTGACCTGGATATCTCCGGCGGCCGCATCTACGGGCTGCTCGGACGCAACGGGGCGGGCAAGACCACCCTGATGTCCATCCTCACGGCCCAGGGCTTTGAGTCTTCCGGCGAGGTACGGGTTTTCGGAGAACACCCCTTCGAAAATGACCGCGTGCTGCGCCGGCTGTGCTTCGTCCGCGAATCGCAGAAGTACCCGGATGATTTCACCGCCGCCAACGCTTTTGCATCCGCCGGGCTGCTGTATCCCAACTGGGATGCCGGGTTCGCCGCCTCGCTCGCGGAGGAATTCCGCCTCCCGGTCAAGCGCCGGTTGAAGAAACTTTCCCGCGGCCAGCTTTCCGCCGTCGGAGTGATTCTCGGACTGGCCTCGCGGGCGGAAATCACTTTCTTTGACGAGCCCTATCTGGGGCTCGACGCCGTGGCCCGGCAGATTTTCTACGACCGGCTGGTCGAAGACTTCGCAGAGCATCCGCGCACCATCGTGCTTTCCTCGCATCTGATCGACGAGGTCGCCCTTCTCCTGGAGCATGTGATCGTCATTGACAGCGGCAGGATTGTCCTGGATGACGACGCAGAGAACATCAGGGGCAGCGCCGTAACCGTCACCGGCGCTGCGGACGTCGTCGAGGCCTTCATCGCCGGGTATCCGGTGCTGCACCGCGAATCCCTGGGGTCCCTGGTATCGGTCACTGTGGAGTACCGGCTCGACGACGCCGGGCGTCGGGAAGCCGCCGAGCTTGGGTTGCAGCTGACACCTGTATCCCTGCAGCAACTCATTGTCCGCAAGACGCTGCATGCTGACGGCGCAGAGAAGCCGCCGTCCGGCGCTGCTGCAGCAACCGACAGCTTGGAGGCGTTTCGATGA
- the nudC gene encoding NAD(+) diphosphatase — translation MSIPAPAAEASPLGLLPLARTAVDRGSERRVAPDLFETIRADGGTRVMYLAGGRTLVRDGVLVLFEPPAAGFGEDPVYLGRTLEDAQVPLGTDVVLVTLPEPDEALAVEGAAWVSLREAATHLGALDAGLFVEAASIANWHAVHTHCPRCGARTVPEQGGWVRRCPEDGSSHFPRTDPAIIVAVVDEQDRILLGSAAAWPGNRYSTLAGFVEPGESLEAAVIREVAEESNVVVHSPQYLGSQPWPFPCSLMLGFTARAENAEAKADGVEMSDVRWFSRTELTDAVASGEITIAGPISIARNLIERWYGGTITEPEANARA, via the coding sequence ATGAGTATCCCGGCACCGGCAGCAGAAGCATCTCCATTGGGTTTATTACCGCTGGCGCGCACGGCCGTGGACCGGGGCTCCGAGCGCCGCGTGGCACCGGATCTCTTCGAAACCATCCGGGCCGACGGCGGCACCCGGGTCATGTACCTGGCCGGCGGCCGGACCCTCGTCCGTGACGGCGTCCTGGTGCTCTTTGAACCGCCGGCGGCGGGCTTTGGCGAGGATCCCGTCTATCTGGGCCGGACCCTTGAAGATGCGCAGGTGCCGCTGGGAACCGACGTCGTACTGGTGACCCTGCCCGAGCCGGATGAAGCGCTCGCCGTGGAAGGCGCCGCCTGGGTGAGCCTGCGTGAAGCCGCAACGCATCTGGGTGCCCTGGACGCTGGACTGTTCGTCGAGGCAGCGTCCATCGCCAACTGGCACGCCGTGCACACCCACTGCCCCCGCTGCGGCGCACGGACTGTTCCGGAGCAGGGCGGCTGGGTCCGCCGATGTCCCGAGGACGGCAGCTCCCACTTCCCGCGCACCGACCCCGCCATCATCGTTGCCGTGGTTGACGAGCAGGACCGCATCCTGCTGGGTTCGGCGGCGGCCTGGCCGGGGAACCGGTATTCGACCCTCGCCGGTTTCGTTGAGCCCGGAGAATCACTGGAGGCCGCTGTCATCCGCGAGGTGGCTGAAGAGTCCAACGTGGTTGTCCACAGCCCGCAGTACCTCGGTTCGCAGCCGTGGCCGTTCCCGTGTTCACTGATGCTGGGCTTCACCGCCCGCGCCGAGAACGCAGAGGCGAAGGCCGACGGCGTCGAAATGTCCGATGTCCGCTGGTTCAGCCGGACGGAACTCACCGACGCCGTGGCCAGCGGCGAAATCACCATTGCAGGCCCCATTTCCATCGCCCGGAACCTGATCGAGCGCTGGTACGGCGGCACCATTACCGAACCGGAGGCCAACGCCCGCGCATGA
- a CDS encoding ThiF family adenylyltransferase encodes MRINPGIHVLEISPGARQLGIGSGSLLLRNLQDADIAFLGALRQGVPDGAEAAAAAGLSLPPDRAAALLQVLGPLLVPQEGTADPIPSLRSERLLPDAQRLSSAYRVNGEESIRRRAAAAVSVDGLGRAGALVARTLASAGIGTLLLTDPGVVCPADVGTAYAMTDIGMNRAAAVKRHLFRVDPTLQVLTMAAGGSQVPPAVDLAVTVRVVGAGPGRPRRQPDLPDGDDGVPRMVLTAQEGGWDIGPLVVPGVTPCLECLDRHRADTDPGWYAAMEALAADKDKADGQEHAGTPDSSGPSGEEVAGSVLAAGAAAMAALVFLDGINQPAVFSAVLRLRTSDGYPQLRKLDYHPACGCRLQCSSNRVA; translated from the coding sequence ATGCGGATCAATCCTGGAATACATGTGCTGGAAATTTCACCGGGAGCCCGGCAGCTGGGGATCGGCTCAGGATCGCTTCTGCTGCGCAACCTCCAGGACGCCGATATCGCTTTCCTGGGGGCACTGCGTCAAGGTGTTCCGGATGGTGCCGAAGCGGCCGCCGCAGCTGGATTGTCCCTTCCACCGGACCGCGCAGCGGCGCTCCTGCAGGTCCTGGGCCCGTTGCTTGTACCGCAGGAGGGAACCGCGGACCCCATTCCCTCGCTGCGCTCGGAACGGCTCCTCCCGGACGCACAGCGTCTTTCCTCCGCTTATCGGGTCAACGGTGAGGAATCGATCCGGCGGCGGGCCGCTGCAGCCGTCTCGGTGGATGGATTGGGGCGTGCGGGCGCCCTGGTGGCCCGGACCCTTGCCTCCGCAGGTATTGGCACCCTGCTGCTCACCGACCCCGGGGTGGTCTGCCCGGCAGACGTCGGCACGGCTTATGCCATGACTGATATCGGCATGAACCGGGCGGCTGCCGTCAAACGGCACCTGTTCCGGGTGGACCCCACCCTTCAGGTGTTGACGATGGCGGCGGGCGGGAGCCAGGTCCCGCCGGCAGTGGATCTGGCGGTGACCGTCCGTGTGGTGGGAGCCGGCCCCGGCCGACCCCGACGGCAGCCGGATCTGCCGGACGGTGACGATGGCGTTCCCCGGATGGTGCTGACCGCCCAGGAAGGCGGATGGGATATCGGCCCGTTGGTGGTTCCGGGCGTCACGCCCTGCCTGGAATGCCTGGACCGGCACCGTGCGGATACCGATCCGGGGTGGTACGCCGCAATGGAAGCCCTTGCGGCGGATAAGGATAAAGCCGACGGGCAGGAGCATGCGGGCACGCCGGACTCATCGGGTCCCTCGGGCGAGGAAGTGGCCGGGTCGGTCCTGGCCGCCGGGGCTGCGGCCATGGCGGCACTGGTCTTCCTGGATGGAATCAATCAACCGGCAGTGTTCTCCGCGGTCCTGCGGCTGCGGACGTCGGACGGTTACCCGCAGCTGCGAAAACTGGACTACCACCCGGCCTGCGGCTGCCGCCTGCAATGCAGCAGCAACCGGGTGGCATAG